In Mytilus edulis chromosome 13, xbMytEdul2.2, whole genome shotgun sequence, a single window of DNA contains:
- the LOC139501416 gene encoding zinc finger protein castor homolog 1-like isoform X4: protein MALKTKPRSLDAICAKLKRINNDNDDNSPLPSTSTPYKPLVPQDLTTNGHKENNNNFDVLRSLSNGNEADENDDTNCRSTCESPVEFNENSQNNVSSSSRRKRKLAVPRNINQVRDRIDQIDDFDEKDELAQYTINNQNTTFPPENESDDVDSLENESDLSCDKNNISNDSGVAADTYVPPVTDKSIDIAAAMAAASALRHSKQIPPAPSPPFFNSRKHSRKPSNLKSSLMNAPLDLSMTKSFGSSDSFNSNNAADSENETAEDLSLMAEDLSKTADVANTAEDLSTKTAENNQKNAAVKSPNVDITVLKDYAESTMNELLQMYGFSGNSDGLTKQVPLANFNSNQILQTTMAQGKDIAKVLTAVSQQKNGLNNLSMADKKGIYANFVNAAQKLKQGDGIKPLNLNSTTSLPQEFTSVKPLTTISKSPLSASSVKHGLAEYSKYLKRFSNGTDCKVKYCKDLGYREHYHCMDCNFRVFVKKEEMVRHYKWHRKREESLQHGFMRYSPLDDCSQKFGSCTHNGRQTHYHCLQDCCDKVYISTSDVQMHANYHRKDSAIIQEGFQRFRATEDCGTPTCSFYGQRTTHFHCRRSGCHFTFKNKADMEKHKTYHQKDEVLAKDGFKKFMKYEHCGYHGCRYSKVSNHIHCIRQACNYVLHSTAQLYSHKRKHERREFETAYQKYRDGSQDMMDPMGDNSMNNSTIYSEQDLSMDSMNDSFPPTPQVMQESMLLPVTIKREAPDSPSSGDSKRFKFDNLQDDSMSDQMSFKSESESFNDESSVIEENSILTEKSSSIVEEYGTKISGDQLNSSLTLPIPSVADDSDMKPVEKPPQFSVPLPQNKQPVYMTTSIAPQHLLPPMSGRTHDKREKDESWKSYLIRYTANDPCNSRCQYLYKDHYHCKVEGCLVLFKSKDGVREHARFHELQDRITPVAYTTYEQLEMCSDGCEFNLKEKHYHCIWTGCSHVVPHSGPTFGRLEHYRIHEYARASAGKSYRPSSCKNDDGSPKRRGRPPKYPKNDIPIIPKVELSHEEIEESTKGVEVDNYGIPQAINGFKIFKQGDICPDEFCIYRLQQHYHCARPRCHQATDRMDVLNLHAKDFHSFVNIMEGFEFFDRNVNCRRPHCHNNKANRHFHCVRPKCDYSFVRHSTMLQHDKKHQASEMGSVIQTSPIPDVPTSSVVSKAIAHSPTIKTSGTFYPLSGLSKGEGIQMSSVISVQPMVSSSYSGGQSSSTTFTPIAVPTFALSGVPLLSPGIGNSVSLQSAVKLQSPTVTSTITPLAAAPLTLLLQQKGSNMPPQVSWPLLRNTMHFLAQQNCGRPFCKLKKRDHYHCTECNQAFSDPARLRAHVSRHGIKLAKTEGIPHGLVNIAPKPENMNWNVTPIKTEPAPSLEDGENTEDAESSLNLNPNIFSTMIAKAQKAHNEVSDINENSNDEDEGRLVISELENESDDLDQNEAQDLSKWSGRKRSAPKNLDFVDTTVMVTKTKRTSVSPKRLKDDSIPNGYIRIKFKDDCGYAKCAYRSGITHFHCAREDCGYSFSDRSRLIQHTLRHERIDSLTGGEMQQYRMNQDCHRSSCEYEGKASHFHCLKCDYSCTDSSKVLTHRKNHAKMESINSQGFHKYGITEDCKFFACQYSGKQSHYHCLKSGCNFGVLGPAQMASHKLKHADESF from the exons ATGGCTCTTAAAACAAAGCCACGATCCCTTGATGCCATTTGTGCCAAATTGAAACGAATCAACAATGATAACGATGACAATAGCCCCCTACCATCAACATCGACACCATATAAACCTTTAGTCCCCCAGGACCTGACAACTAATGGACACAAGGAGAACAACAACAATTTTGATGTTCTCCGGTCATTATCGAATGGAAATGAGGCGGATGAAAATGACGATACGAATTGTAGAAGTACCTGTGAATCTCCGGTGGAATTTAACGAAAATTCTCAAAATAATGTTTCATCATCTAGTCGTAGGAAAAGGAAACTTGCTGTTCCTAGAAATATAAATCAGGTTAGGGACAGAATAGATCAGATTGACGATTTTGATGAGAAAGATGAACTTGCACAATACACGATTAATAATCAAAACACTACATTCCCCCCTGAAAATGAATCTGACGATGTGGATAGCTTAGAGAACGAGTCTGATTTATCATGTgataaaaataacatttctaaTGACAGCGGTGTAGCAGCCGACACATATGTACCCCCTGTCACTGACAAGTCAATTGATATAGCAGCGGCTATGGCTGCTGCTTCTGCTTTACGGCACTCAAAACAGATTCCACCGGCGCCATCACCGCCATTTTTCAATAGTAGAAAACATTCCCGTAAACCTTCAAACTTAAAATCTAGTCTTATGAATGCACCATTAGATTTGTCGATGACCAAATCTTTTGGTAGTAGTGATAGTTTTAACTCTAACAATGCAGCTGATAGTGAAAACGAAACTGCCGAAGATTTGTCATTGATGGCGGAAGATTTGTCCAAAACTGCTGATGTTGCCAATACTGCTGAAGACTTGTCCACCAAAACTGctgaaaataatcagaaaaatgcTGCTGTAAAAAGTCCAAATGTAGATATTACTGTATTAAAAGACTATGCTGAAAGTACAATGAATGAACTCTTGCAAATGTATGGTTTTAGTGGTAACTCTGATGGTCTGACAAAACAGGTGCCCCTTGCTAACTTCAACTCTAACCAGATTCTGCAGACGACCATGGCTCAGGGAAAAGACATTGCTAAAGTCCTGACGGCTGTCTCACAACAGAAGAATGGGCTGAACAACCTCAGCATGGCCGACAAGAAAGGCATCTATGCAAACTTTGTAAATGCTGCTCAAAAACTGAAGCAAGGAGATG gGATCAAGCCATTAAACTTGAACAGTACAACTAGTCTACCACAGGAATTTACATCAGTGAAGCCACTAACCACAATATCTAAGTCACCACTCTCAGCCAGCTCTGTCAAACATGGTTTGGCTGAATATTCTAAATATCTTAAAAG GTTTAGCAATGGAACTGACTGTAAAGTTAAATACTGTAAAGATCTGGGATATCGGGAGCATTACCACTGTATGGACTGTAACTTCAGAGTTTTTGTCAAGAAAGAGGAGATGGTCCGTCACTACAAGTGGCATAGGAAACGAGAAGAGTCTCTACAACATGGCTTCATGAGATACAGTCCCCTTGACGACTGCAGTCAGAAGTTTGGATCCTGTACACATAATGGAAGACAAACTCATTACCATTGCCTTCAG gATTGCTGTGATAAAGTCTACATCAGTACATCAGATGTACAGATGCATGCCAACTATCATCGTAAAGACTCTGCCATCATACAGGAAGGGTTCCAGAGGTTCAGAGCCACAGAGGATTGTGGGACGCCCACATGTTCCTTCTATGGACAGAGAACAACTCACTTCCATTGTCGTAGATCGGGATGTCACTTTACATTTAAAAACAAGGCTGATATGG AGAAACACAAGACATACCATCAGAAAGATGAAGTATTAGCTAAAGATGGATTCAAAAAGTTTATGAAGTATGAACACTGTGGATACCATGGATGTCGTTACTCAAAAGTCAGCAACCACATACACTGTATTAGACAAG CTTGCAACTATGTACTTCATTCTACTGCTCAGCTTTATTCTCACAAGAGGAAGCATGAAAGAAGAGAGTTTGAGACAGCATACCAGAAATACAGAGATGGTAGTCAGGACATGATGGATcccatgggagataactcaatgaATAACTCAACGATTTACTCAGAACAGGATCTCTCCATGGACTCAATGAACGACAGTTTCCCACCTACCCCTCAGGTTATGCAGGAGTCGATGTTGCTGCCGGTAACAATCAAAAGAGAGGCCCCAGACAGCCCCAGCTCTGGAGATTCAAAGagatttaaatttgataacttgCAGGATGATAGCATGTCGGACCAAATGAGCTTTAAATCAGAATCAGAATCGTTTAATGACGAGTCTTCAGTCATTGAAGAAAATTCTATACTGACAGAAAAGTCATCTTCTATAGTGGAGGAGTATGGGACTAAAATATCAGGGGACCAGTTGAACAGTTCCCTGACCTTACCTATTCCATCTGTTGCTGATGATTCGGACATGAAACCAGTAGAAAAACCACCTCAATTCTCAGTGCCTCTTCCTCAAAATAAACAACCTGTGTACATGACCACCTCTATAGCACCTCAACATCTCTTACCTCCTATGTCAGGGAGGACTCATGATAAAAGAGAAAAAGATGAGTCATGGAAAAGCTACCTCATAag ataTACAGCCAATGACCCGTGTAACTCCAGATGTCAGTATTTATATAAGGACCATTACCATTGTAAAGTTGAAGGATGTTTGGTTCTATTCAAGTCTAAAGATGGTGTAAGAGAGCATGCTAG GTTCCATGAATTACAAGACCGTATTACCCCTGTAGCTTACACTACATATGAACAATTAGAGATGTGTTCTGATGGGTGTGAATTTAATCTGAAGGAAAAACATTATCATTGTATTTGG ACTGGATGTTCCCATGTGGTGCCTCATTCTGGTCCTACATTTGGTAGACTAGAACATTACAGAATACATGAGTATGCACGAGCTTCCGCTGGAAAATCTTATAGACCATCTTCCTGTAAAAATGATGATGGATCACCAAAGAGAAGAGGACGTCCACCCAAGTACCCTAAAAATGATATCCCAATCATACCCAAAGTAGAACTATCTCATGAGGAGATTGAGGAATCAACCAAAGGAGTTGAGGTAGATAATTATGGTATACCACAGGCTATCAATGGGTTCAAAATTTTCAAGCAAGGAGATATATGTCCAGACGAGTTTTGTATATATCGGCTGCAACAGCACTACCACTGTGCAAGACCAAGGTGCCATCAAGCCACAGACAGAATGGATGTACTCAATCTTCATGCTAAAGACTTCCACAGCTTTGTAAATATCATGGAAGGATTTGAATTCTTTGATCGGAACGTGAATTGTCGTAGACCACATTGTCACAATAATAAAGCTAACAGACATTTTCATTGTGTTCGTCCTAAGTGTGATTACTCATTCGTAAGACATAGCACCATGCTTCAACATGACAAGAAACATCAAGCATCAGAAATGGGCTCTGTTATTCAAACATCACCGATCCCTGATGTACCAACATCGTCTGTTGTATCCAAAGCTATCGCTCATAGCCCCACAATAAAAACATCGGGTACATTCTACCCATTATCTGGTCTCTCTAAAGGTGAAGGTATTCAGATGTCCTCGGTCATTTCCGTACAGCCAATGGTCTCATCTTCATATTCTGGTGGACAGTCATCGTCTACAACTTTTACTCCGATTGCTGTtccaacatttgcattatcaggCGTACCATTACTATCTCCTGGTATAGGAAACTCTGTGTCGCTTCAGTCTGCAGTAAAACTTCAATCTCCAACGGTAACTAGTACCATAACACCATTAGCTGCCGCACCTCTCACTTTACTACTACAACAGAAGGGCAGTAACATGCCTCCACAAGTGTCATGGCCATTACTTAGAAACACCATGCATTTTCTAGCTCAACAAAACTGTGGCCGTCCTTTCTGTAAATTGAAGAAAAGGGACCATTATCATTGTACTGAATGTAATCAGGCCTTTTCTGATCCAGCTCGACTACGTGCTCATGTTAGCAGACATGGTATCAAACTAGCCAAAACTGAAGGTATTCCACATGGCCTAGTCAACATTGCTCCAAAACCTGAGAACATGAACTGGAATGTTACTCCTATCAAAACTGAACCGGCTCCCAGTTTGGAAGATGGAGAAAATACAGAAGATGCAGAATCGTCACTGAATCTGAACCCAAATATATTTTCTACCATGATAGCTAAAGCTCAAAAAGCTCACAATGAGGTCTCAGACATAAATGAGAATTCAAATGATGAGGATGAGGGAAGACTCGTCATTTCTGAACTGGAAAATGAGAGTGATGATCTCGATCAGAATGAAGCACAAGATCTCAGTAAATGGTCTGGTCGTAAACGCAGTGCACCAAAGAATCTGGACTTTGTTGATACAACTGTCATGGTAACAAAAACCAAAAGGACTAGTGTAAGTCCTAAAAGACTAAAAGATGATTCCATCCCGAATGGTTACATACGTATAAAATTTAAAGACGATTGTGGGTATGCCAAATGTGCCTATAGATCAGGGATCACTCATTTTCATTGTGCTAGGGAGGATTGTGGTTATAGTTTCAGTGATCGATCTCGCCTCATTCAGCATACGTTACGACACGAGAGGATTGACAGTCTGACCGGTGGAGAAATGCAGCAATACCGCATGAACCAGGACTGTCATCGCTCATCGTGCGAGTATGAAGGAAAAGCATCTCACTTTCACTGTCTCAAATGTGACTATAGTTGTACCGATTCTAGTAAGGTACTCACTCATCGTAAAAACCATGCAAAAATGGAAAGTATTAACTCTCAGGGCTTTCACAAGTACGGCATCACAGAAGATTGTAAATTCTTTGCTTGTCAGTATTCTGGCAAACAGAGTCATTATCATTGCTTGAAGTCAGGTTGTAACTTTGGAGTGTTGGGACCAGCGCAGATGGCCTCACATAAACTTAAACACGCTGATGAATCTTTTTAG
- the LOC139501416 gene encoding zinc finger protein castor homolog 1-like isoform X3 has protein sequence MALKTKPRSLDAICAKLKRINNDNDDNSPLPSTSTPYKPLVPQDLTTNGHKENNNNFDVLRSLSNGNEADENDDTNCRSTCESPVEFNENSQNNVSSSSRRKRKLAVPRNINQVRDRIDQIDDFDEKDELAQYTINNQNTTFPPENESDDVDSLENESDLSCDKNNISNDSGVAADTYVPPVTDKSIDIAAAMAAASALRHSKQIPPAPSPPFFNSRKHSRKPSNLKSSLMNAPLDLSMTKSFGSSDSFNSNNAADSENETAEDLSLMAEDLSKTADVANTAEDLSTKTAENNQKNAAVKSPNVDITVLKDYAESTMNELLQMYGFSGNSDGLTKQVPLANFNSNQILQTTMAQGKDIAKVLTAVSQQKNGLNNLSMADKKGIYANFVNAAQKLKQGDGIKPLNLNSTTSLPQEFTSVKPLTTISKSPLSASSVKHGLAEYSKYLKRFSNGTDCKVKYCKDLGYREHYHCMDCNFRVFVKKEEMVRHYKWHRKREESLQHGFMRYSPLDDCSQKFGSCTHNGRQTHYHCLQDCCDKVYISTSDVQMHANYHRKDSAIIQEGFQRFRATEDCGTPTCSFYGQRTTHFHCRRSGCHFTFKNKADMEKHKTYHQKDEVLAKDGFKKFMKYEHCGYHGCRYSKVSNHIHCIRQGVYGSCNYVLHSTAQLYSHKRKHERREFETAYQKYRDGSQDMMDPMGDNSMNNSTIYSEQDLSMDSMNDSFPPTPQVMQESMLLPVTIKREAPDSPSSGDSKRFKFDNLQDDSMSDQMSFKSESESFNDESSVIEENSILTEKSSSIVEEYGTKISGDQLNSSLTLPIPSVADDSDMKPVEKPPQFSVPLPQNKQPVYMTTSIAPQHLLPPMSGRTHDKREKDESWKSYLIRYTANDPCNSRCQYLYKDHYHCKVEGCLVLFKSKDGVREHARFHELQDRITPVAYTTYEQLEMCSDGCEFNLKEKHYHCIWTGCSHVVPHSGPTFGRLEHYRIHEYARASAGKSYRPSSCKNDDGSPKRRGRPPKYPKNDIPIIPKVELSHEEIEESTKGVEVDNYGIPQAINGFKIFKQGDICPDEFCIYRLQQHYHCARPRCHQATDRMDVLNLHAKDFHSFVNIMEGFEFFDRNVNCRRPHCHNNKANRHFHCVRPKCDYSFVRHSTMLQHDKKHQASEMGSVIQTSPIPDVPTSSVVSKAIAHSPTIKTSGTFYPLSGLSKGEGIQMSSVISVQPMVSSSYSGGQSSSTTFTPIAVPTFALSGVPLLSPGIGNSVSLQSAVKLQSPTVTSTITPLAAAPLTLLLQQKGSNMPPQVSWPLLRNTMHFLAQQNCGRPFCKLKKRDHYHCTECNQAFSDPARLRAHVSRHGIKLAKTEGIPHGLVNIAPKPENMNWNVTPIKTEPAPSLEDGENTEDAESSLNLNPNIFSTMIAKAQKAHNEVSDINENSNDEDEGRLVISELENESDDLDQNEAQDLSKWSGRKRSAPKNLDFVDTTVMVTKTKRTSVSPKRLKDDSIPNGYIRIKFKDDCGYAKCAYRSGITHFHCAREDCGYSFSDRSRLIQHTLRHERIDSLTGGEMQQYRMNQDCHRSSCEYEGKASHFHCLKCDYSCTDSSKVLTHRKNHAKMESINSQGFHKYGITEDCKFFACQYSGKQSHYHCLKSGCNFGVLGPAQMASHKLKHADESF, from the exons ATGGCTCTTAAAACAAAGCCACGATCCCTTGATGCCATTTGTGCCAAATTGAAACGAATCAACAATGATAACGATGACAATAGCCCCCTACCATCAACATCGACACCATATAAACCTTTAGTCCCCCAGGACCTGACAACTAATGGACACAAGGAGAACAACAACAATTTTGATGTTCTCCGGTCATTATCGAATGGAAATGAGGCGGATGAAAATGACGATACGAATTGTAGAAGTACCTGTGAATCTCCGGTGGAATTTAACGAAAATTCTCAAAATAATGTTTCATCATCTAGTCGTAGGAAAAGGAAACTTGCTGTTCCTAGAAATATAAATCAGGTTAGGGACAGAATAGATCAGATTGACGATTTTGATGAGAAAGATGAACTTGCACAATACACGATTAATAATCAAAACACTACATTCCCCCCTGAAAATGAATCTGACGATGTGGATAGCTTAGAGAACGAGTCTGATTTATCATGTgataaaaataacatttctaaTGACAGCGGTGTAGCAGCCGACACATATGTACCCCCTGTCACTGACAAGTCAATTGATATAGCAGCGGCTATGGCTGCTGCTTCTGCTTTACGGCACTCAAAACAGATTCCACCGGCGCCATCACCGCCATTTTTCAATAGTAGAAAACATTCCCGTAAACCTTCAAACTTAAAATCTAGTCTTATGAATGCACCATTAGATTTGTCGATGACCAAATCTTTTGGTAGTAGTGATAGTTTTAACTCTAACAATGCAGCTGATAGTGAAAACGAAACTGCCGAAGATTTGTCATTGATGGCGGAAGATTTGTCCAAAACTGCTGATGTTGCCAATACTGCTGAAGACTTGTCCACCAAAACTGctgaaaataatcagaaaaatgcTGCTGTAAAAAGTCCAAATGTAGATATTACTGTATTAAAAGACTATGCTGAAAGTACAATGAATGAACTCTTGCAAATGTATGGTTTTAGTGGTAACTCTGATGGTCTGACAAAACAGGTGCCCCTTGCTAACTTCAACTCTAACCAGATTCTGCAGACGACCATGGCTCAGGGAAAAGACATTGCTAAAGTCCTGACGGCTGTCTCACAACAGAAGAATGGGCTGAACAACCTCAGCATGGCCGACAAGAAAGGCATCTATGCAAACTTTGTAAATGCTGCTCAAAAACTGAAGCAAGGAGATG gGATCAAGCCATTAAACTTGAACAGTACAACTAGTCTACCACAGGAATTTACATCAGTGAAGCCACTAACCACAATATCTAAGTCACCACTCTCAGCCAGCTCTGTCAAACATGGTTTGGCTGAATATTCTAAATATCTTAAAAG GTTTAGCAATGGAACTGACTGTAAAGTTAAATACTGTAAAGATCTGGGATATCGGGAGCATTACCACTGTATGGACTGTAACTTCAGAGTTTTTGTCAAGAAAGAGGAGATGGTCCGTCACTACAAGTGGCATAGGAAACGAGAAGAGTCTCTACAACATGGCTTCATGAGATACAGTCCCCTTGACGACTGCAGTCAGAAGTTTGGATCCTGTACACATAATGGAAGACAAACTCATTACCATTGCCTTCAG gATTGCTGTGATAAAGTCTACATCAGTACATCAGATGTACAGATGCATGCCAACTATCATCGTAAAGACTCTGCCATCATACAGGAAGGGTTCCAGAGGTTCAGAGCCACAGAGGATTGTGGGACGCCCACATGTTCCTTCTATGGACAGAGAACAACTCACTTCCATTGTCGTAGATCGGGATGTCACTTTACATTTAAAAACAAGGCTGATATGG AGAAACACAAGACATACCATCAGAAAGATGAAGTATTAGCTAAAGATGGATTCAAAAAGTTTATGAAGTATGAACACTGTGGATACCATGGATGTCGTTACTCAAAAGTCAGCAACCACATACACTGTATTAGACAAGGTGTGTATGGAT CTTGCAACTATGTACTTCATTCTACTGCTCAGCTTTATTCTCACAAGAGGAAGCATGAAAGAAGAGAGTTTGAGACAGCATACCAGAAATACAGAGATGGTAGTCAGGACATGATGGATcccatgggagataactcaatgaATAACTCAACGATTTACTCAGAACAGGATCTCTCCATGGACTCAATGAACGACAGTTTCCCACCTACCCCTCAGGTTATGCAGGAGTCGATGTTGCTGCCGGTAACAATCAAAAGAGAGGCCCCAGACAGCCCCAGCTCTGGAGATTCAAAGagatttaaatttgataacttgCAGGATGATAGCATGTCGGACCAAATGAGCTTTAAATCAGAATCAGAATCGTTTAATGACGAGTCTTCAGTCATTGAAGAAAATTCTATACTGACAGAAAAGTCATCTTCTATAGTGGAGGAGTATGGGACTAAAATATCAGGGGACCAGTTGAACAGTTCCCTGACCTTACCTATTCCATCTGTTGCTGATGATTCGGACATGAAACCAGTAGAAAAACCACCTCAATTCTCAGTGCCTCTTCCTCAAAATAAACAACCTGTGTACATGACCACCTCTATAGCACCTCAACATCTCTTACCTCCTATGTCAGGGAGGACTCATGATAAAAGAGAAAAAGATGAGTCATGGAAAAGCTACCTCATAag ataTACAGCCAATGACCCGTGTAACTCCAGATGTCAGTATTTATATAAGGACCATTACCATTGTAAAGTTGAAGGATGTTTGGTTCTATTCAAGTCTAAAGATGGTGTAAGAGAGCATGCTAG GTTCCATGAATTACAAGACCGTATTACCCCTGTAGCTTACACTACATATGAACAATTAGAGATGTGTTCTGATGGGTGTGAATTTAATCTGAAGGAAAAACATTATCATTGTATTTGG ACTGGATGTTCCCATGTGGTGCCTCATTCTGGTCCTACATTTGGTAGACTAGAACATTACAGAATACATGAGTATGCACGAGCTTCCGCTGGAAAATCTTATAGACCATCTTCCTGTAAAAATGATGATGGATCACCAAAGAGAAGAGGACGTCCACCCAAGTACCCTAAAAATGATATCCCAATCATACCCAAAGTAGAACTATCTCATGAGGAGATTGAGGAATCAACCAAAGGAGTTGAGGTAGATAATTATGGTATACCACAGGCTATCAATGGGTTCAAAATTTTCAAGCAAGGAGATATATGTCCAGACGAGTTTTGTATATATCGGCTGCAACAGCACTACCACTGTGCAAGACCAAGGTGCCATCAAGCCACAGACAGAATGGATGTACTCAATCTTCATGCTAAAGACTTCCACAGCTTTGTAAATATCATGGAAGGATTTGAATTCTTTGATCGGAACGTGAATTGTCGTAGACCACATTGTCACAATAATAAAGCTAACAGACATTTTCATTGTGTTCGTCCTAAGTGTGATTACTCATTCGTAAGACATAGCACCATGCTTCAACATGACAAGAAACATCAAGCATCAGAAATGGGCTCTGTTATTCAAACATCACCGATCCCTGATGTACCAACATCGTCTGTTGTATCCAAAGCTATCGCTCATAGCCCCACAATAAAAACATCGGGTACATTCTACCCATTATCTGGTCTCTCTAAAGGTGAAGGTATTCAGATGTCCTCGGTCATTTCCGTACAGCCAATGGTCTCATCTTCATATTCTGGTGGACAGTCATCGTCTACAACTTTTACTCCGATTGCTGTtccaacatttgcattatcaggCGTACCATTACTATCTCCTGGTATAGGAAACTCTGTGTCGCTTCAGTCTGCAGTAAAACTTCAATCTCCAACGGTAACTAGTACCATAACACCATTAGCTGCCGCACCTCTCACTTTACTACTACAACAGAAGGGCAGTAACATGCCTCCACAAGTGTCATGGCCATTACTTAGAAACACCATGCATTTTCTAGCTCAACAAAACTGTGGCCGTCCTTTCTGTAAATTGAAGAAAAGGGACCATTATCATTGTACTGAATGTAATCAGGCCTTTTCTGATCCAGCTCGACTACGTGCTCATGTTAGCAGACATGGTATCAAACTAGCCAAAACTGAAGGTATTCCACATGGCCTAGTCAACATTGCTCCAAAACCTGAGAACATGAACTGGAATGTTACTCCTATCAAAACTGAACCGGCTCCCAGTTTGGAAGATGGAGAAAATACAGAAGATGCAGAATCGTCACTGAATCTGAACCCAAATATATTTTCTACCATGATAGCTAAAGCTCAAAAAGCTCACAATGAGGTCTCAGACATAAATGAGAATTCAAATGATGAGGATGAGGGAAGACTCGTCATTTCTGAACTGGAAAATGAGAGTGATGATCTCGATCAGAATGAAGCACAAGATCTCAGTAAATGGTCTGGTCGTAAACGCAGTGCACCAAAGAATCTGGACTTTGTTGATACAACTGTCATGGTAACAAAAACCAAAAGGACTAGTGTAAGTCCTAAAAGACTAAAAGATGATTCCATCCCGAATGGTTACATACGTATAAAATTTAAAGACGATTGTGGGTATGCCAAATGTGCCTATAGATCAGGGATCACTCATTTTCATTGTGCTAGGGAGGATTGTGGTTATAGTTTCAGTGATCGATCTCGCCTCATTCAGCATACGTTACGACACGAGAGGATTGACAGTCTGACCGGTGGAGAAATGCAGCAATACCGCATGAACCAGGACTGTCATCGCTCATCGTGCGAGTATGAAGGAAAAGCATCTCACTTTCACTGTCTCAAATGTGACTATAGTTGTACCGATTCTAGTAAGGTACTCACTCATCGTAAAAACCATGCAAAAATGGAAAGTATTAACTCTCAGGGCTTTCACAAGTACGGCATCACAGAAGATTGTAAATTCTTTGCTTGTCAGTATTCTGGCAAACAGAGTCATTATCATTGCTTGAAGTCAGGTTGTAACTTTGGAGTGTTGGGACCAGCGCAGATGGCCTCACATAAACTTAAACACGCTGATGAATCTTTTTAG